In Rhodamnia argentea isolate NSW1041297 chromosome 11, ASM2092103v1, whole genome shotgun sequence, one genomic interval encodes:
- the LOC115747377 gene encoding disease resistance protein RPV1-like isoform X1, with protein sequence MASSSMSPRWNYDVFLSFRGEDTREGFTNFLYDALRRHGINTFLDDQLPKGEGISAELSEKIEESRISVVVFSENYASSGWCLDELVKILECKATKGHMVRPIFYRVDPSELRKQTGKTGDYLAKHEDKYGKDSERVMKWRKSLEDLANLAGWHFSKGVESKLIQTIIEEVSSKLNRPALNVATHPVGIHDTLDGINPILGIGLDDVRMIGFYGIGGIGKSTVAKAIYNLHADDFEGSSFLANVKEVSRQHGLVQVQETLLFEILGDSNIKLGNADRGISLISRRLCYKKVLIIIDDIDHLDQLRKLAGEKSWFGSGSRIVITTRDKHLLEAHGVDHFHEVKKLNFIDSYKLFCWNAFKSPNPSKEFEDLTCRLLDYAKGLPLALIVLGSFLCGRNVREWESAIARLKSVPNREYNEILKLTYDGLDDLEKSIFLDIACFFNGDDQDYVTKVFDACKFFPDIGIRVLLDKSLISIELNKLSMHGLLQEMGREIVRKESPNNPGERSRLWHSEDIVDVLTENLGTNKVEAIKLVLPETEEVYLNAKAFKRMRRLRVLIIHNAYVSGDFDYLSNNLRWVDWEGYPLPSLPANFHPKKLVGLFMPNSHIKDLGQGYKIFKNLKHMNFEGSGFLTEIPDFSELPNLESLILTQCTSLVEVHDSVGLLDRLVTLNLECCFHLRKLPTRLKLKSLQTLLLTRCRSLETFPNNLENMESLKELRLSKTAIKELPSSLGNLVGLEILCISGCKKLEGLPSEINKLLHLKHLLLRDCFELGKFLDNTDDKWQARETSDCINVSTSCLESRGHLVSVLRETRSFPSGTSLDGKFSPEFPLLQSLNLRNCNLTEVNFLMNMSCISTMEELELSRNNFVKVPAWIGKLANLQKLELNFCRQLQEAPILPPSIASVSAIECESLEVFSQLSNMAKSHTKDFPHVKSINLTNCQRLAENLGDTVANILLNQDHTFSLTLPGCEIPEWFKYQTKNGFFYFQVPELLYAELVGFALCAVVAESFTCELQGIINGELVIKSVKNFDSLKSDHLWLLYLPCPIVKAREGCNYIEFSLEEIDAVDSSIEKFIGRCGLFLEFKHEEKLNWTLENNLISATHYPEVIYDEDSEESEGSAYEHSEESVGSADDHTEGTDAGGDTMMIQSTSKKRKER encoded by the exons ATGGCATCCTCCTCTATGTCGCCAAGATGGAACTACGATGTGTTCTTGAGCTTTCGAGGCGAGGACACCCGTGAAGGCTTTACGAATTTCCTCTACGATGCATTGCGCCGTCACGGGATCAACACTTTCCTGGACGACCAGCTTCCCAAAGGGGAAGGCATCTCCGCAGAGCTCTCAGAGAAGATTGAAGAATCCAGGATATCCGTTGTCGTGTTCTCGGAAAACTATGCTTCTTCAGGGTGGTGCTTGGACGAGCTTGTCAAGATTCTTGAGTGTAAAGCGACCAAGGGTCATATGGTCAGGCCGATCTTTTATAGGGTGGATCCTTCCGAATTGCGAAAGCAAACCGGCAAAACAGGGGATTATCTAGCCAAACATGAGGACAAGTATGGGAAAGATTCTGAGAGGGTCATGAAATGGAGGAAATCTCTTGAGGATTTGGCTAATTTGGCTGGGTGGCACTTCTCAAAAGG GGTTGAATCAAAGCTAATTCAGACAATCATTGAAGAAGTCTCAAGTAAATTGAATCGACCCGCTTTGAATGTTGCAACTCACCCGGTTGGGATACATGACACCCTAGATGGAATTAATCCAATTCTCGGAATTGGTCTGGACGACGTTCGGATGATTGGCTTCTATGGAATTGGAGGCATAGGCAAATCCACCGTTGCCAAGGCCATTTACAATTTGCATGCTGATGACTTTGAAGGTAGCAGCTTTCTGGCAAACGTGAAGGAAGTTTCCAGGCAGCATGGCTTAGTTCAAGTGCAAGAAACACTCCTTTTCGAGATATTAGGGGACTCGAACATAAAGTTGGGAAATGCTGATAGAGGAATAAGCTTGATAAGCAGGAGGCTTTGCTACAAAAAAGTCCTCATCATTATTGATGATATTGATCATCTGGACCAGCTGAGGAAATTGGCAGGGGAGAAAAGTTGGTTTGGCTCGGGAAGTAGAATCGTCATCACCACCAGAGACAAGCATTTGCTAGAAGCCCATGGAGTAGACCACTTTCACgaggtcaagaaattgaattttattgaCTCATACAAGCTCTTTTGTTGGAATGCCTTCAAATCACCTAATCCTTCAAAAGAGTTTGAGGACCTCACCTGTCGTTTACTTGATTACGCTAAAGGCCTTCCCCTGGCTCTCATTGTCTTGGGTTCTTTCTTGTGTGGTAGGAATGTGAGGGAATGGGAAAGTGCAATAGCCAGGTTGAAAAGTGTGCCTAACCGAGAATATAATGAAATACTGAAACTTACCTATGACGGTCTTGATGATCTTGAGAaatctatttttcttgatattgcttgcttcttcaatggagaTGACCAAGATTATGTGACAAAAGTCTTTGATGCTTGTAAGTTCTTTCCTGATATTGGAATTAGAGTTCTACTCGACAAATCTTTGATAAGTATTGAACTCAACAAGTTGTCAATGCATGGCCTACTGCAAGAAATGGGGAGGGAAATTGTACGCAAGGAGTCCCCCAACAATCCTGGTGAACGCAGCCGATTATGGCACTCGGAAGACATTGTTGATGTTCTGACAGAAAATTTG GGAACAAATAAAGTGGAAGCAATAAAACTAGTTTTGCCTGAAACAGAAGAGGTATACTTGAATGCCAAAGCCTTCAAAAGGATGAGAAGGCTCAGAGTGCTCATAATTCATAATGCATATGTATCAGGAGACTTCGACTATCTCTCCAACAATTTGAGATGGGTTGATTGGGAGGGATATCCCTTACCGTCTCTGCCAGCCAATTTTCATCCAAAGAAACTTGTTGGGCTCTTCATGCCAAACAGCCACATCAAGGATTTGGGTCAAGGTTACAAG ATTTTTAAGAACTTAAAGCACATGAATTTTGAAGGTTCTGGATTCCTGACAGAGATCCCTGACTTCTCTGAGCTCCCCAATCTCGAGTCCTTGATTCTCACTCAGTGCACGAGTTTAGTTGAGGTTCATGACTCTGTTGGCCTTCTCGACAGGCTTGTTACTCTGAACCTTGAATGTTGCTTTCATCTGAGGAAGCTTCCTACCAGGCTGAAGTTGAAATCGCTCCAGACTCTTCTTCTAACCCGCTGTAGAAGTCTTGAGACATTTCCTAACAACCTTGAAAATATGGAATCTCTGAAGGAACTTCGTTTGTCCAAAACTGCGATAAAGGAACTACCTTCTTCGTTAGGAAACCTTGTGGGGCTAGAGATATTGTGTATATCGGGCTGCAAGAAGCTTGAAGGGCTTCCAAGTGAAATTAATAAGCTATTACATCTGAAGCATCTTCTACTACGTGATTGCTTCGAACTCGGTAAATTCCTAGATAACACTGACGATAAATGGCAAGCACGAGAAACTTCTGATTGTATAAATGTTTCCACAAGTTGCCTGGAGAGCAGAGGGCATCTGGTGTCCGTTCTCCGCGAGACAAGAAGCTTTCCCTCTGGGACTTCCCTTGATGGAAAATTCTCGCCGGAGTTTCCTCTTCTACAATCTCTGAACCTTCGAAACTGCAATCTAACAGAAGTCAACTTCCTCATGAATATGTCTTGCATTTCAACCATGGAGGAGTTAGAGCTCTCACGGAACAATTTTGTCAAGGTTCCTGCATGGATCGGCAAACTTGCCAACTTACAGAAACTTGAATTAAATTTCTGCAGGCAGCTTCAAGAAGCACCTATACTTCCACCGAGCATCGCAAGTGTAAGTGCCATAGAATGTGAGTCATTAGAAGTATTTTCACAGCTATCAAACATGGCCAAGTCCCATACCAAGGATTTTCCCCATGTCAAATCTATCAACCTCACCAACTGCCAGAGACTGGCTGAGAATTTGGGCGACACTGTTGCAAACATTCTTTTGAACCAg GATCACACATTCAGCCTTACTTTGCCAGGTTGTGAGATTCCAGAATGGTTCAAGTATCAAACCAAGAatggtttcttctattttcaagtGCCTGAGCTTCTATATGCTGAGCTGGTTGGTTTTGCTCTATGCGCTGTTGTGGCTGAATCTTTTACCTGCGAGCTTCAAGGTATTATCAACGGGGAACTAGTAATTAAGAGTGTGAAGAACTTCGACTCACTGAAGTCAGATCATTTATGGTTGCTGTATCTTCCATGTCCAATAGTTAAGGCCCGGGAAGGTTGCAATTACATAGAATTCTCCCTTGAAGAGATAGATGCTGTGGACTCTTCCATAGAAAAGTTTATAGGGAGATGCGGtctttttctggaatttaaaCACGAGGAAAAATTAAACTGGACACTGGAAAACAACCTGATATCGGCGACTCATTATCCGGAGGTAATTTATGATGAAGATAGTGAGGAATCAGAGGGAAGTGCTTATGAGCATAGCGAGGAATCAGTGGGAAGTGCTGATGACCACACTGAGGGGACTGATGCTGGTGGGGATACGATGATGATTCAGAGTACCAgcaaaaagaggaaagagagataA
- the LOC115747300 gene encoding pentatricopeptide repeat-containing protein At3g62890-like: protein MSKPLSIHRLRSLVDPLLVQCPLHPSTYAPIFELLTGCNLLKLGQQLHAHMALRGLEPNAFLAAKMVAMYASSGDLDSSMFLFGRVENPNQLLFNSMIRAYTRHGCSVETIRVYCRMHRFGSNGDNFTFPFVLKCCADLSDGGMGRCVHGVSLRAGCELDMYVGTSLIDMYVKCGDLSSAQKLFDTTSERDASSWNALINGYMKAGDICAAECLFGRMPCKNIVSWTALVSGYTQNGLADKALRVFHEMLRGESEIKPNYVTVMSILPACAHSAALDRGRQIHDYARRTGLDSNPSVQIALAAMYAKCGSLVDARRCFFNLKPGHRTSVAWNTMITAYASHGYGAEAVSAFEEMIKSGVHPDDITFTGLLSGCSHSGLTDAGLKFFHSMRTVYSVEPKVEHYACVVDLLGRAGRLVEATELISRMPMKAGPSIWGALLAASRKNRNLEIAEMAARELFVLEPENSGNYVLLSNMYAEAGKWTEVDNLRATLKSQGMKKSPGCSWIEVNGNAHLFLGGDTSHPQAKEIYMLLEDLPSKIKAAGYMPDTSFALHDVSEEEKEQSLTTHSEKLAVAFGLLNTNPGVLLRVTKNLRMCGDCHTAIKFISKIYRREIVVRDVNRFHHFKDGSCSCRDYW, encoded by the coding sequence ATGTCGAAACCCCTCTCCATTCACAGGTTGCGGTCTCTTGTGGATCCACTCCTCGTGCAATGCCCGCTCCATCCATCGACATACGCGCCCATTTTCGAGCTCTTGACAGGCTGCAACTTGCTGAAACTAGGCCAACAACTGCACGCTCACATGGCTCTGCGTGGCCTTGAGCCCAACGCCTTCCTCGCGGCAAAAATGGTCGCAATGTACGCCAGTTCGGGCGATCTTGATTCTTCCATGTTTTTGTTCGGAAGAGTTGAGAATCCCAATCAACTATTGTTCAATTCGATGATTCGGGCTTACACACGACACGGGTGTTCGGTGGAAACTATACGAGTTTACTGTAGAATGCATAGGTTCGGTTCCAATGGTGATAATTTCACATTCCCCTTCGTTCTCAAATGTTGTGCAGACTTATCGGATGGTGGGATGGGGAGATGTGTCCATGGTGTGAGTTTGAGAGCCGGTTGTGAGCTTGATATGTACGTAGGGACGTCATTGATTGATATGTACGTGAAATGTGGAGACTTGAGTAGCGCCCAGAAGTTGTTCGATACAACGTCTGAGAGAGATGCTTCGTCTTGGAATGCCCTAATAAATGGGTACATGAAAGCTGGCGACATTTGTGCTGCTGAATGTTTATTCGGGAGGATGCCGTGCAAGAACATTGTCTCCTGGACCGCCTTGGTTTCAGGGTACACACAGAACGGGTTGGCTGATAAGGCACTGAGGGTGTTCCATGAAATGCTGAGAGGAGAATCGGAGATAAAGCCCAATTATGTCACAGTGATGAGTATCCTCCCTGCATGTGCACATTCAGCAGCTCTGGATCGTGGAAGACAAATACATGATTATGCACGGAGGACTGGCTTGGACTCGAATCCTTCAGTGCAGATAGCACTTGCTGCAATGTATGCAAAGTGTGGGAGTCTGGTAGATGCCCGCCGCTGTTTCTTTAACTTAAAACCTGGCCATAGAACTTCGGTCGCATGGAATACAATGATAACTGCTTATGCATCGCATGGATATGGAGCAGAAGCAGTGTCAGCTTTTGAGGAGATGATTAAGTCTGGAGTTCACCCTGATGACATCACTTTTACTGGATTATTATCTGGATGCAGCCATTCGGGTCTTACCGACGCCGGGTTGAAGTTTTTTCACAGTATGAGAACTGTTTATTCAGTTGAACCAAAAGTTGAGCATTATGCTTGTGTTGTCGACCTTTTAGGTCGTGCTGGGAGATTGGTAGAAGCGACAGAGCTCATTAGTAGGATGCCAATGAAAGCAGGGCCAAGCATTTGGGGCGCTCTGTTGGCTGCGTCCCGCAAGAACCGGAATTTGGAGATTGCTGAAATGGCTGCTAGAGAGCTCTTTGTGTTGGAACCAGAGAACAGCGGCAACTATGTTCTATTATCCAATATGTATGCAGAAGCTGGCAAGTGGACGGAGGTGGACAATTTGAGAGCTACTCTGAAAAGTCAGGGCATGAAGAAAAGTCCTGGGTGCAGTTGGATTGAGGTGAATGGGAATGCCCATCTGTTTCTTGGAGGAGACACATCACATCCCcaagcaaaagaaatatatatgtTGTTGGAAGATTTGCCTAGCAAGATCAAGGCGGCTGGTTATATGCCTGATACTAGTTTTGCTCTGCATGATGTTAGCGAAGAAGAGAAGGAACAGAGCCTCACAACACACAGCGAAAAGCTAGCCGTAGCATTCGGGCTGCTCAACACCAACCCTGGAGTTCTACTTCGCGTGACCAAGAACCTTCGAATGTGCGGAGATTGTCACACAGCTATCAAGTTCATATCTAAAATTTATCGACGGGAGATAGTAGTGAGAGATGTGAATCGATTCCATCACTTTAAAGATGGCTCGTGCTCTTGTCGAGACTATTGGTAA
- the LOC115747381 gene encoding probable 3-hydroxyisobutyrate dehydrogenase-like 2, mitochondrial, which yields METPYPTPITPAQTRIGWIGIGVMGASMATRLISAGYTLTVYARNPSKALPLQSLGALLADSPRDVATRSDVIFTMVGHPSDVRSIVLGPNGILSGLNPGGAFVDTTSSHPALAREIFNAARGRDCWAIDAPVSGGDIGARDGKLAIFAGGDHGVVEWLRPLFDCMGKVTYMGKAGSGQSCKIANQIVVGGNLLGLSEGMVFAERAGLDVRQFVDAVRGGAAGSMVMELFGERMIGKDFRPGGFAEYMVKDLGMGVDVVEGDEDEKVVVLPGAAQCKQLFSGMVANGDGHLGTQGLISVIHRINGIGR from the coding sequence ATGGAAACTCCATACCCAACGCCCATCACCCCTGCCCAGACCCGCATCGGCTGGATCGGCATCGGCGTGATGGGAGCTTCCATGGCCACTCGCTTGATCTCAGCCGGTTACACTCTCACCGTCTACGCTCGCAACCCTTCCAAAGCCCTCCCTCTCCAATCCCTAGGAGCCCTTCTCGCCGATTCCCCTCGAGATGTTGCTACTCGCAGCGACGTCATATTCACAATGGTGGGACACCCGTCAGATGTTCGATCAATTGTCCTCGGCCCCAATGGCATTCTTTCTGGGTTAAACCCCGGAGGCGCGTTCGTCGACACCACCAGCAGCCATCCTGCCCTCGCCCGCGAGATCTTCAACGCTGCACGAGGCCGGGATTGCTGGGCAATCGATGCGCCTGTGAGCGGGGGTGACATTGGTGCTAGAGATGGAAAGCTGGCCATTTTCGCTGGTGGTGATCATGGGGTTGTCGAGTGGCTGAGGCCCTTGTTTGACTGTATGGGTAAAGTTACTTACATGGGGAAAGCTGGGAGTGGGCAGAGTTGCAAGATTGCTAATCAGATAGTGGTGGGCGGGAATCTGTTGGGGTTGAGTGAAGGAATGGTTTTCGCAGAGCGGGCAGGGTTGGATGTGAGGCAGTTTGTGGACGCAGTGAGGGGTGGGGCGGCGGGCTCGATGGTGATGGAGTTGTTTGGGGAGAGGATGATCGGGAAGGATTTCAGGCCAGGCGGGTTCGCAGAGTACATGGTGAAGGATTTGGGGATGGGTGTGGATGTAGTGGAAGGAGATGAGGATGAGAAGGTAGTTGTTTTGCCTGGAGCTGCACAGTGCAAGCAGCTGTTCTCTGGAATGGTGGCCAATGGAGATGGTCATCTGGGGACTCAAGGTCTTATCAGTGTTATTCATAGGATTAATGGGATTGGCAGGTGA
- the LOC115747301 gene encoding uncharacterized protein LOC115747301 isoform X2 yields the protein MISLTSASSSFNFAGIPNTLNVVSNFPFLVVGLVGLVLCYYGNYFKLSSQGELWGWTFFFVGVVAVAFGSSYYHLKPNDARLVWDRLPMTVAFTSIVAIFIIERIDQHKGTVSIIPLLMAGILSILYWRFFDDLRPYALVQFLPCIAIPIMAIILPPMYTHSSYWLWAAAFYLIAKVEEAEDKLIYRWTHHIVSGHTLKHLCAAMVPVFLTLMLAKRAIELERQSLLVTWKVSWYRFKEKNSSGERYNCTYSNVSVVES from the exons TTTAATTTTGCAGGCATACCTAATACGCTGAATGTAGTTTCAAACTTTCCATTCCTTGTTGTGGGTCTTGTTGGTCTGGTACTTTGCTATTATGGCAATTATTTCAAGCTAAG CTCGCAAGGTGAGCTTTGGGGCTGGACATTCTTTTTTGTTGGTGTTGTTGCAGTTGCTTTTGGATCCTCTTATTACCATCTCAAACCAAATGATGCTCGTCTTGTTTGGGATCGCCTTCCG ATGACTGTCGCATTCACTTCAATAGTTGCAATCTTCATCATTGAAAGGATTGATCAGCATAAGGGAACAGTGTCAATCATACCGTTGCTCATGGCTGGCATATTAAGCATTTTATATTGGAG GTTCTTTGATGATCTTCGCCCATATGCTCTTGTCCAATTTCTGCCTTGCATCGCCATACCGATTATGGCTATAATATTACCGCCAATGTATACACATTCATCGTACTGGCTTTGGGCTGCAG CATTTTACCTTATAGCTAAGgtggaagaagcagaagataaATTGATTTACAGATGGACTCATCATATTGTTAGTGGACACACACTGAAGCATCTGTGTGCAGCAATGGTTCCTGTTTTCTTGACACTCATGCTAGCAAAGAGAGCTATAGAGCTAGAGAG GCAAAGTCTGCTGGTAACATGGAAGGTTTCCTGGTATAGATTTAAAGAGAAGAATTCAAGTGGAGAGAGATACAACTGCACCTATTCAAATGTTTCAGTTGTCGAGTCGTGA
- the LOC115747377 gene encoding disease resistance protein RPV1-like isoform X2, with product MASSSMSPRWNYDVFLSFRGEDTREGFTNFLYDALRRHGINTFLDDQLPKGEGISAELSEKIEESRISVVVFSENYASSGWCLDELVKILECKATKGHMVRPIFYRVDPSELRKQTGKTGDYLAKHEDKYGKDSERVMKWRKSLEDLANLAGWHFSKGVESKLIQTIIEEVSSKLNRPALNVATHPVGIHDTLDGINPILGIGLDDVRMIGFYGIGGIGKSTVAKAIYNLHADDFEGSSFLANVKEVSRQHGLVQVQETLLFEILGDSNIKLGNADRGISLISRRLCYKKVLIIIDDIDHLDQLRKLAGEKSWFGSGSRIVITTRDKHLLEAHGVDHFHEVKKLNFIDSYKLFCWNAFKSPNPSKEFEDLTCRLLDYAKGLPLALIVLGSFLCGRNVREWESAIARLKSVPNREYNEILKLTYDGLDDLEKSIFLDIACFFNGDDQDYVTKVFDACKFFPDIGIRVLLDKSLISIELNKLSMHGLLQEMGREIVRKESPNNPGERSRLWHSEDIVDVLTENLGTNKVEAIKLVLPETEEVYLNAKAFKRMRRLRVLIIHNAYVSGDFDYLSNNLRWVDWEGYPLPSLPANFHPKKLVGLFMPNSHIKDLGQGYKIFKNLKHMNFEGSGFLTEIPDFSELPNLESLILTQCTSLVEVHDSVGLLDRLVTLNLECCFHLRKLPTRLKLKSLQTLLLTRCRSLETFPNNLENMESLKELRLSKTAIKELPSSLGNLVGLEILCISGCKKLEGLPSEINKLLHLKHLLLRDCFELGKFLDNTDDKWQARETSDCINVSTSCLESRGHLVSVLRETRSFPSGTSLDGKFSPEFPLLQSLNLRNCNLTEVNFLMNMSCISTMEELELSRNNFVKVPAWIGKLANLQKLELNFCRQLQEAPILPPSIASVSAIECESLEVFSQLSNMAKSHTKDFPHVKSINLTNCQRLAENLGDTVANILLNQVVRFQNGSSIKPRMVSSIFKCLSFYMLSWLVLLYALLWLNLLPASFKVLSTGN from the exons ATGGCATCCTCCTCTATGTCGCCAAGATGGAACTACGATGTGTTCTTGAGCTTTCGAGGCGAGGACACCCGTGAAGGCTTTACGAATTTCCTCTACGATGCATTGCGCCGTCACGGGATCAACACTTTCCTGGACGACCAGCTTCCCAAAGGGGAAGGCATCTCCGCAGAGCTCTCAGAGAAGATTGAAGAATCCAGGATATCCGTTGTCGTGTTCTCGGAAAACTATGCTTCTTCAGGGTGGTGCTTGGACGAGCTTGTCAAGATTCTTGAGTGTAAAGCGACCAAGGGTCATATGGTCAGGCCGATCTTTTATAGGGTGGATCCTTCCGAATTGCGAAAGCAAACCGGCAAAACAGGGGATTATCTAGCCAAACATGAGGACAAGTATGGGAAAGATTCTGAGAGGGTCATGAAATGGAGGAAATCTCTTGAGGATTTGGCTAATTTGGCTGGGTGGCACTTCTCAAAAGG GGTTGAATCAAAGCTAATTCAGACAATCATTGAAGAAGTCTCAAGTAAATTGAATCGACCCGCTTTGAATGTTGCAACTCACCCGGTTGGGATACATGACACCCTAGATGGAATTAATCCAATTCTCGGAATTGGTCTGGACGACGTTCGGATGATTGGCTTCTATGGAATTGGAGGCATAGGCAAATCCACCGTTGCCAAGGCCATTTACAATTTGCATGCTGATGACTTTGAAGGTAGCAGCTTTCTGGCAAACGTGAAGGAAGTTTCCAGGCAGCATGGCTTAGTTCAAGTGCAAGAAACACTCCTTTTCGAGATATTAGGGGACTCGAACATAAAGTTGGGAAATGCTGATAGAGGAATAAGCTTGATAAGCAGGAGGCTTTGCTACAAAAAAGTCCTCATCATTATTGATGATATTGATCATCTGGACCAGCTGAGGAAATTGGCAGGGGAGAAAAGTTGGTTTGGCTCGGGAAGTAGAATCGTCATCACCACCAGAGACAAGCATTTGCTAGAAGCCCATGGAGTAGACCACTTTCACgaggtcaagaaattgaattttattgaCTCATACAAGCTCTTTTGTTGGAATGCCTTCAAATCACCTAATCCTTCAAAAGAGTTTGAGGACCTCACCTGTCGTTTACTTGATTACGCTAAAGGCCTTCCCCTGGCTCTCATTGTCTTGGGTTCTTTCTTGTGTGGTAGGAATGTGAGGGAATGGGAAAGTGCAATAGCCAGGTTGAAAAGTGTGCCTAACCGAGAATATAATGAAATACTGAAACTTACCTATGACGGTCTTGATGATCTTGAGAaatctatttttcttgatattgcttgcttcttcaatggagaTGACCAAGATTATGTGACAAAAGTCTTTGATGCTTGTAAGTTCTTTCCTGATATTGGAATTAGAGTTCTACTCGACAAATCTTTGATAAGTATTGAACTCAACAAGTTGTCAATGCATGGCCTACTGCAAGAAATGGGGAGGGAAATTGTACGCAAGGAGTCCCCCAACAATCCTGGTGAACGCAGCCGATTATGGCACTCGGAAGACATTGTTGATGTTCTGACAGAAAATTTG GGAACAAATAAAGTGGAAGCAATAAAACTAGTTTTGCCTGAAACAGAAGAGGTATACTTGAATGCCAAAGCCTTCAAAAGGATGAGAAGGCTCAGAGTGCTCATAATTCATAATGCATATGTATCAGGAGACTTCGACTATCTCTCCAACAATTTGAGATGGGTTGATTGGGAGGGATATCCCTTACCGTCTCTGCCAGCCAATTTTCATCCAAAGAAACTTGTTGGGCTCTTCATGCCAAACAGCCACATCAAGGATTTGGGTCAAGGTTACAAG ATTTTTAAGAACTTAAAGCACATGAATTTTGAAGGTTCTGGATTCCTGACAGAGATCCCTGACTTCTCTGAGCTCCCCAATCTCGAGTCCTTGATTCTCACTCAGTGCACGAGTTTAGTTGAGGTTCATGACTCTGTTGGCCTTCTCGACAGGCTTGTTACTCTGAACCTTGAATGTTGCTTTCATCTGAGGAAGCTTCCTACCAGGCTGAAGTTGAAATCGCTCCAGACTCTTCTTCTAACCCGCTGTAGAAGTCTTGAGACATTTCCTAACAACCTTGAAAATATGGAATCTCTGAAGGAACTTCGTTTGTCCAAAACTGCGATAAAGGAACTACCTTCTTCGTTAGGAAACCTTGTGGGGCTAGAGATATTGTGTATATCGGGCTGCAAGAAGCTTGAAGGGCTTCCAAGTGAAATTAATAAGCTATTACATCTGAAGCATCTTCTACTACGTGATTGCTTCGAACTCGGTAAATTCCTAGATAACACTGACGATAAATGGCAAGCACGAGAAACTTCTGATTGTATAAATGTTTCCACAAGTTGCCTGGAGAGCAGAGGGCATCTGGTGTCCGTTCTCCGCGAGACAAGAAGCTTTCCCTCTGGGACTTCCCTTGATGGAAAATTCTCGCCGGAGTTTCCTCTTCTACAATCTCTGAACCTTCGAAACTGCAATCTAACAGAAGTCAACTTCCTCATGAATATGTCTTGCATTTCAACCATGGAGGAGTTAGAGCTCTCACGGAACAATTTTGTCAAGGTTCCTGCATGGATCGGCAAACTTGCCAACTTACAGAAACTTGAATTAAATTTCTGCAGGCAGCTTCAAGAAGCACCTATACTTCCACCGAGCATCGCAAGTGTAAGTGCCATAGAATGTGAGTCATTAGAAGTATTTTCACAGCTATCAAACATGGCCAAGTCCCATACCAAGGATTTTCCCCATGTCAAATCTATCAACCTCACCAACTGCCAGAGACTGGCTGAGAATTTGGGCGACACTGTTGCAAACATTCTTTTGAACCAg GTTGTGAGATTCCAGAATGGTTCAAGTATCAAACCAAGAatggtttcttctattttcaagtGCCTGAGCTTCTATATGCTGAGCTGGTTGGTTTTGCTCTATGCGCTGTTGTGGCTGAATCTTTTACCTGCGAGCTTCAAGGTATTATCAACGGGGAACTAG